The Paraburkholderia acidisoli genome contains a region encoding:
- the lgt gene encoding prolipoprotein diacylglyceryl transferase, producing MLIHPNFDPVAIHLGPLAVRWYGLMYLVGFILAIVIGRLRLRLPYVAAQGWTAKDIDDMLFYGVLGTILGGRLGYVLFYKASWYFAHPLDIFKVWEGGMSFHGGFLGVTFAMVLFAWQRGRTWLQVTDFVAPMVPTGLAAGRLGNFINGELWGRVTSPDSPWAMLFPGAANDDAAWLVAHPQLAAQWHLNEVFAQYHLLPRHPSELYEIALEGITLFLVLILFSRKPRPVGAISAMFLIGYGLARFTVEFAREPDDFLGLLALGLSMGQWLSLPMIIAGIGLMAWSYRRAKKGSKNGNGDAQVAGVKS from the coding sequence ATGCTCATCCACCCGAACTTCGACCCCGTCGCCATTCATCTGGGGCCGCTCGCCGTGCGCTGGTACGGTCTCATGTATCTCGTCGGCTTCATTCTCGCGATCGTGATCGGCCGCCTGCGCTTGCGCCTGCCCTACGTCGCCGCGCAAGGCTGGACCGCGAAGGACATCGACGACATGCTGTTCTACGGCGTGCTCGGCACCATCCTGGGCGGCCGCCTGGGCTACGTGCTGTTCTACAAGGCGAGCTGGTACTTCGCGCACCCGCTCGACATCTTCAAGGTGTGGGAAGGCGGCATGTCGTTCCACGGCGGCTTCCTCGGCGTGACCTTCGCGATGGTGCTGTTCGCGTGGCAGCGAGGCCGCACGTGGCTGCAAGTCACCGACTTCGTCGCGCCGATGGTGCCCACGGGCCTCGCCGCCGGCCGCCTCGGCAACTTCATCAACGGCGAACTCTGGGGCCGCGTGACCTCGCCCGACTCGCCGTGGGCGATGCTGTTCCCGGGCGCCGCCAACGACGACGCCGCGTGGCTCGTCGCGCATCCGCAGCTCGCCGCGCAATGGCATCTCAACGAAGTGTTCGCGCAGTATCACCTGCTGCCGCGCCATCCGTCCGAGCTGTATGAAATCGCGCTCGAAGGCATCACGCTGTTCCTCGTGCTGATCCTGTTCTCGCGCAAGCCGCGTCCGGTGGGCGCGATCTCGGCGATGTTCCTGATCGGCTACGGTCTCGCGCGTTTCACGGTGGAATTCGCGCGCGAACCCGACGACTTCCTCGGCCTGCTCGCGCTCGGTCTTTCCATGGGTCAATGGCTCTCGCTGCCGATGATCATCGCCGGGATCGGCCTGATGGCATGGTCGTATCGCCGCGCGAAGAAGGGCAGCAAGAACGGCAACGGCGACGCGCAGGTAGCGGGCGTCAAGAGCTGA
- a CDS encoding LysR family transcriptional regulator, with product MSSSMPDLRQLRYFVTVAEERHFGRAAARLSMTQPPLSQAIRALEDTLGVALFARTRRSVELTPVGADLLPEVRRLLAGAEALRPLAQSLARGEAGVLALAFVSTADYGLLPLLLRDFGARYPRVRLQLTEATSDVQVDELIAGRIDAGLVIAPLPPRHAAQLAYLPIAREPLVIAMPGALAARLGTPASGADFEADADRDARPVSLRELAGVPLIVFPRQLAPGFYDTIMDCYGAAGLVPQIGQEAIQMQTIVSLVSAGMGVALVPQSLTHLRRTGVSYRPLAEAVRAVETGLVWRTEEVSPVLAAFIEIVRAHAVNVAPPDSAVTRR from the coding sequence ATGAGTTCGTCGATGCCCGACTTGCGCCAGCTGCGCTATTTCGTGACCGTCGCCGAGGAACGGCATTTCGGCCGCGCCGCCGCGCGCCTCTCGATGACGCAGCCGCCGCTCTCGCAGGCGATCCGCGCGCTGGAAGACACGCTCGGCGTGGCGCTCTTCGCGCGCACGCGCCGTTCGGTGGAGTTGACGCCCGTGGGCGCGGACCTGCTGCCCGAGGTGCGGCGCCTGCTGGCGGGCGCAGAAGCGCTGCGCCCGCTGGCGCAGAGCCTCGCGCGCGGCGAGGCGGGCGTGCTCGCGCTCGCGTTCGTGTCCACGGCCGACTACGGGCTGCTGCCGCTGTTGCTGCGCGACTTCGGCGCCCGGTATCCGCGCGTGCGCTTGCAGCTGACCGAGGCCACCAGCGACGTGCAGGTGGACGAGCTGATCGCGGGGCGCATCGACGCGGGCCTCGTGATCGCGCCCTTGCCGCCGCGCCATGCCGCGCAGCTCGCGTATTTGCCGATCGCGCGCGAGCCGCTCGTGATCGCCATGCCGGGCGCACTCGCGGCGCGCCTGGGCACGCCCGCGAGCGGCGCCGATTTCGAGGCCGACGCCGATCGGGACGCGCGCCCCGTCAGCCTGCGCGAACTCGCCGGCGTGCCGCTGATCGTGTTTCCACGCCAGCTCGCGCCGGGTTTCTACGACACCATCATGGATTGCTACGGCGCGGCCGGGCTCGTGCCGCAGATCGGCCAGGAGGCGATCCAGATGCAGACGATCGTGAGTCTCGTCTCCGCGGGCATGGGCGTGGCGCTCGTGCCCCAGTCGCTCACGCATCTGCGCCGCACCGGCGTGAGCTACCGGCCGCTCGCCGAAGCGGTGCGCGCCGTCGAAACGGGGCTCGTGTGGCGCACGGAGGAGGTGAGCCCGGTGCTCGCGGCGTTCATCGAGATCGTGCGCGCGCATGCGGTCAACGTGGCGCCGCCGGACAGCGCCGTGACGCGCCGGTAG